GATTCGTACGCCAAGGCCGAGGGCGGCGCGGGCCTCGCCCTGGACCAGGTCGAGCGGGTGCAGGTGGCCCGAGCCCATGTCCACCAGGCCGCCGGCGTACAGGTCGCTGGCGACGATCTCGTGCATGCGATCGGGGTTGACCAGGCGGGTTTCGTGGCGATAACCCAGTTCGGCCAGGTCGCGCTGCTCGTCTTCGAAGGCGGCGAACTGGGCGGGGGTGTTGGCCAGCTCGCAGAAGCCCCAGCGCAGGTCGCATTCGATACCGTACTGCTCGATGCGATTGGCCACCAGGGCCACCGAATCGATGCCGGCCTGCTGGAGGTAGCGCACGCCGTCCTGGCCGACGTGGCGGGCGAAACCGGAGACGTCATGGCCGATGCCGCGGATCAGTTGGCCGCCGTTGCGCCCGCTGGCGCCCCAGCCGATGCGGCGCGCTTCCAGCAGGATCACCGAGAGGCCGCGCTCGGCCAGTTCCAGGGCGGCGTTGACCCCAGTCAGGCCACCGCCGACCACGCAGACATCGGCCTGCAGGTCCTGGTCGAGCGCCGGGTAGGTGGCCGTCTGGCGCGCCGAGGCGGCGTAATAGGAGGCGGTGTGTTCGTTCATCTGTGGCATGGGTGGGCTCGGCTCAGCGATTGGACTTGATCTTGCTCCAGGAGCGGGTCATCTGCCGCAGGATCGCGGGGCTCTGCATGGTCGAAACATACAGGTTGTCCAGCACGTCCTGGGGCGGATAGATCTCGGGGTTGTTCACCAGCGCCGGGTCCATGTCGGCCTTGGCATCCGGGTTGGCGTTGGCATAGCCGACCGTGGCGCTGACCTTGGCGATCACCTTGGGGTCGAGCAGGTAGTTGATGAAGGCCAGGGCCTGCTCGGGGTTCTTGGCGTCCTTGGGGATGGCCAGCAGGTCGAACCACAGGTTGCTGCCTTCCTTGGGAATGCTGTAGGCGACCTTGACACCATTGCCAGCCTCCTCGGCGCGGTGGGCGGCCTGCAGCACGTCGCCGGAATAGCCGAAGGCGATGCAGACATCACCATTGGCCAGGTCCGAGACGTACTTGGAGGAGTGGAAGTAGGTGATATAGGGGCGCAGCTCCAGCAGGCGGGCCTCGGCCTTGCGGTAGTCGTCGGCCTTCTCGCTGCGCGGGTTCATGCCCAGGTAGTTGAGGATGGCCGGGAACAGTTCGTCCGGCGAGTCCATGAACGCCACGCCGCACTGCTTGAGCTTTTTCAGGTTCTCGGCTTCGAACAGCACCGCCCAGGAATCGATCTTGTCGATGCCCAGCACCGCCTTGACCTTGTCGACGTTATAGCCGATGCCATTGGTGCCCCAGAGGTACGGTACGGCGTACTGGTTGCCCGGGTCGTTCTGCTCCAGCTGCTTGAGCAGCTGCGGGTCCAGGTGCTGCCAGTTCGGCAGCTTGCTGCGATCCAGCGGCAGGAACGCGCCGGCCTGGGCCTGGCGCGCAAGGAAATGGTTGGAGGGCACGACCACGTCGTAGCCGGTGCGCCCGGCCAGCAGCTTGCCCTCCAGGGTTTCGTTGGAATCGAACACGTCATAGACCACCTTGATCCCGCTGCTGGCCTGGAAGTCGGCCAGGGTGGTGTC
This window of the Pseudomonas mosselii genome carries:
- a CDS encoding polyamine ABC transporter substrate-binding protein translates to MRYPQALIPATFALLFGAAVQAQPTVSVYNWTDYIGDTTLADFQASSGIKVVYDVFDSNETLEGKLLAGRTGYDVVVPSNHFLARQAQAGAFLPLDRSKLPNWQHLDPQLLKQLEQNDPGNQYAVPYLWGTNGIGYNVDKVKAVLGIDKIDSWAVLFEAENLKKLKQCGVAFMDSPDELFPAILNYLGMNPRSEKADDYRKAEARLLELRPYITYFHSSKYVSDLANGDVCIAFGYSGDVLQAAHRAEEAGNGVKVAYSIPKEGSNLWFDLLAIPKDAKNPEQALAFINYLLDPKVIAKVSATVGYANANPDAKADMDPALVNNPEIYPPQDVLDNLYVSTMQSPAILRQMTRSWSKIKSNR